A DNA window from Gorilla gorilla gorilla isolate KB3781 chromosome 6, NHGRI_mGorGor1-v2.1_pri, whole genome shotgun sequence contains the following coding sequences:
- the CNPY1 gene encoding protein canopy homolog 1: protein MKDGLYYREQIPLAQSEAFLTDLLEKVCERMNDYKLEEDPVTKERTFKRFAPRKGDKIYQEFKKLYFYSDAYRPLKFACETIIEEYEDEIFSLIAQETHYLADKLCSEKSDLCETSANHTEL from the exons ATCCCCCTAGCCCAGTCGGAGGCGTTCCTAACGGACCTTTTGGAGAAAGTCTGTGAGCGAATGAACGACTACAAGCTTGAGGAAGACCCTGTGACGAAGGAGAGAACTTTCAAGAGATTCGCTCCTAGGAAAGGAGACAAAATAtaccaagaatttaaaaaattgtatttttattctgaTGCTTACAGACCTTTGAAATTTGCG TGTGAAACTATAATAGAAGAGTATGAAGACGAAATATTCTCACTTATCGCCCAGGAGACACACTATCTAGCTGACAAGCTGTGCAGTGAAAAATCAG atctgTGTGAAACTTCTGCTAATCATACTGAGCTCTAG